In the genome of Saccharomonospora viridis DSM 43017, one region contains:
- a CDS encoding sacsin N-terminal ATP-binding-like domain-containing protein, giving the protein MTENGTWPSIDELRQAVLRSWRDSPTRFTEDTHAERDLLLGAYRDRVFVELAQNAADAAALVGEPGRVRVRVVDGELRVANTGAPLDQRGVAALASLRASGKDDVAGRVDEDTEGSTTRGLVGRFGVGFAAVLSVTSEPRVVSRTGGVAFSETRTRQVWDAAEVPVLRLPWPLSEDEPPVPDGFDTEVRLPLRTDPREVLERIEAEVADVLLVLPWLAEVDVEGRRWTRRADGDEVVLTAPDGERTRWLTHRGEGCVWAVPVTAEGVPRPLVDDVLHAPTPTDERLSLPARLLSTSVPTEPSRRRVLASADSPDVVRALRAAAEAYPGLVRRLPARYRLALVPRPGFPLSDVDGLLRDLVTTRLTDDAWLPSAVSGELPGHGARVLDIDSPRLVELLAETVPGLVAAPLCGREAARTSSAVQARPLGAAELVESLAGVERPAPWWRAVYAELFAAVERTEVDLDELGALPVPLVDGRTVPGARGVLLTDDVAGDIAALDVPGLHVVHPEAAHPLLQRLGATSAGPAELLRSPAVIDAVGRSLDDALAGLDVEPLIDAVLSWVTVVGAVRDVELGALALPTASGWRRADELVLPDAAILEVLDPDAVGDDAPFEVVADEAVRRWGREALVAVGVRDGFTVLDEGFDEGFDPDDPDSAEPPIPDLDLVADDAWPRAVRLLASEPDTWRALTAPDGRVRDWLSSNALLAGRPPRQWRLPSAEGLVGLFDPVPDVGLTDELLVLLGVRTELTVSDAADAESVCAGLGDENREVPPGLVLRAHSALSRLEPDDVEPPERVRTLAGTVCDAADAVVLDAPWLIAIWPPERLVAAADFADAPALADVLDLPLAGDETAVTVADDGEFVAWADLPAIVEIADLVGVAVPDGGVVLHEELRVDGVPVSWWNDGELHAADSPEGLARAFAWAADKWADRVFIERLLDEPDPRVVLG; this is encoded by the coding sequence GTGACCGAGAACGGGACGTGGCCGTCGATCGACGAGCTCAGGCAGGCGGTGCTGCGGTCCTGGCGGGACTCACCGACCCGGTTCACCGAGGACACCCACGCCGAACGTGACCTGCTGCTCGGTGCCTATCGCGACCGGGTGTTCGTCGAGCTCGCGCAGAACGCGGCCGACGCCGCCGCTCTTGTGGGGGAGCCGGGCCGGGTCCGGGTCCGTGTGGTCGACGGTGAGCTGCGCGTGGCCAACACGGGAGCACCGCTCGATCAACGTGGTGTGGCGGCACTCGCGTCGCTGCGGGCGTCGGGTAAGGACGACGTGGCCGGCAGGGTGGACGAAGACACCGAGGGGAGCACCACCCGGGGGCTCGTGGGCAGGTTCGGGGTCGGGTTCGCCGCGGTGTTGTCCGTGACCAGTGAGCCCAGGGTCGTCTCCCGTACCGGGGGAGTGGCGTTCTCCGAGACCCGCACGCGGCAGGTGTGGGACGCCGCCGAGGTGCCCGTCCTGCGATTGCCGTGGCCCCTGTCCGAGGACGAACCACCGGTACCGGACGGTTTCGACACCGAGGTGCGCCTGCCGCTGCGAACGGACCCGCGTGAGGTGCTGGAGCGGATCGAGGCCGAGGTGGCCGATGTACTGCTGGTCCTGCCGTGGCTGGCCGAAGTGGACGTCGAAGGACGTCGTTGGACCCGCCGGGCGGACGGTGACGAGGTGGTGCTCACCGCCCCGGACGGGGAGAGGACCCGCTGGCTCACCCACCGCGGTGAGGGGTGTGTCTGGGCGGTACCGGTCACGGCGGAGGGCGTGCCACGTCCCCTCGTCGACGACGTACTGCACGCACCGACCCCCACGGACGAGCGGCTGTCGTTGCCCGCACGACTGCTGAGCACGTCCGTGCCGACGGAACCGTCACGACGCCGGGTGCTCGCGTCGGCCGATTCCCCGGACGTGGTGCGGGCCTTACGGGCCGCCGCCGAGGCCTATCCCGGGCTCGTCCGGCGGCTGCCCGCGCGGTATCGGCTCGCTCTCGTGCCCCGGCCCGGTTTCCCGCTCTCGGACGTCGACGGACTCCTGCGTGATCTCGTCACCACGCGGCTGACCGACGACGCGTGGTTGCCCTCGGCCGTGTCGGGTGAGCTACCCGGACACGGTGCACGGGTGCTCGACATCGACTCGCCTCGGCTGGTCGAGCTGCTGGCGGAGACGGTGCCCGGACTGGTGGCCGCGCCCCTGTGTGGTCGTGAGGCCGCACGGACCTCAAGCGCCGTGCAGGCGCGCCCGCTGGGGGCCGCCGAACTGGTGGAGAGTTTGGCCGGTGTGGAACGTCCCGCGCCGTGGTGGCGTGCGGTCTACGCCGAGTTGTTCGCGGCCGTGGAACGTACCGAGGTGGACCTCGACGAATTGGGCGCGCTGCCGGTTCCGCTCGTCGACGGTCGCACCGTGCCGGGCGCGCGCGGGGTGTTGTTGACCGACGATGTGGCGGGTGACATCGCCGCACTCGACGTGCCGGGGCTGCACGTGGTGCACCCCGAGGCGGCGCATCCGTTGCTCCAACGGCTCGGTGCCACGAGCGCCGGTCCCGCCGAATTGTTGCGCTCCCCGGCCGTGATCGACGCCGTCGGCCGGAGTCTCGACGACGCCCTCGCCGGATTGGACGTCGAACCACTGATCGACGCCGTACTGTCCTGGGTGACGGTGGTGGGTGCCGTACGGGACGTCGAACTGGGCGCGCTGGCCCTGCCCACCGCGTCGGGCTGGCGGCGCGCGGACGAACTGGTACTGCCGGACGCCGCGATCCTCGAGGTGCTCGACCCGGACGCCGTCGGCGACGACGCTCCCTTCGAGGTCGTGGCCGACGAGGCCGTGCGGCGATGGGGCAGGGAAGCGCTCGTGGCCGTAGGGGTGAGGGACGGATTCACCGTTCTCGACGAGGGATTCGACGAGGGATTCGACCCGGACGACCCGGACTCGGCCGAACCGCCCATCCCGGACCTCGACCTCGTGGCCGACGACGCCTGGCCCCGGGCCGTGCGGCTGCTGGCCTCAGAACCCGACACATGGCGTGCGCTCACCGCGCCGGACGGCCGAGTGCGGGACTGGTTGTCGAGCAACGCCCTGCTGGCGGGTAGACCACCACGGCAGTGGCGGCTTCCCTCCGCCGAGGGGTTGGTCGGTCTGTTCGACCCCGTGCCGGACGTGGGGCTGACCGACGAACTGCTGGTACTGCTCGGGGTGCGTACCGAGCTCACCGTGAGCGACGCCGCCGACGCCGAATCGGTGTGTGCGGGGCTCGGAGACGAAAACCGGGAGGTGCCGCCCGGGCTCGTGCTCCGCGCCCACAGTGCCCTGTCCCGGCTGGAACCCGACGACGTGGAACCCCCTGAGCGGGTGCGCACCCTCGCCGGGACGGTGTGCGACGCCGCCGACGCGGTGGTGCTCGACGCCCCGTGGCTGATCGCGATCTGGCCGCCCGAACGTCTCGTCGCCGCCGCGGACTTCGCCGACGCGCCCGCGCTCGCCGACGTACTCGACCTGCCGTTGGCCGGGGACGAGACCGCCGTGACGGTTGCCGACGACGGTGAATTCGTCGCGTGGGCCGACCTCCCCGCGATCGTGGAGATCGCCGATTTGGTGGGCGTCGCCGTTCCCGACGGTGGTGTCGTGCTCCACGAGGAGTTGCGGGTGGATGGTGTCCCCGTGTCGTGGTGGAACGACGGCGAACTGCATGCCGCCGATTCACCGGAGGGCCTCGCACGCGCCTTCGCGTGGGCGGCGGACAAGTGGGCCGACCGGGTGTTCATCGAACGATTGTTGGACGAACCGGACCCTCGAGTTGTGCTGGGCTGA